The following coding sequences lie in one Silene latifolia isolate original U9 population chromosome 5, ASM4854445v1, whole genome shotgun sequence genomic window:
- the LOC141654710 gene encoding protein ACCELERATED CELL DEATH 6-like gives MYASLSWDDDDHVKPWLTVSWKHETPLNLSLDIDEPKEKCAMEILLMDPELKSWTIADKYGNTPLFYAIKRGFNLVAENILMSHFPSTSLVGSTSLLSLLSLATNTNCSEKVVKLLFKTFGQWMDKIDSKGYSVLHEWAETGEAGPCKLLLEKGDVGDARTKIFRECIFEKEKRACDTPLHLAARKKDSELGQILVRGYQEQVSARRDGNEELAAIEYPPWKVTNILGNTPLHSALYAKHEKLALQILSIDSTSCKIRNNKGESPFFLAVKSGCSGVVDAIMGIAIMGIEVPRFDMLGRNDGTTVLHCLSSCPEETCKTLLNKYWWIIKLRDDQGNTALDYAQQANTPWLVNLLTNPSLIQQDNFDLIEACKREETEAILAFVDSCQNQERVCREINDTPLHHIKLPTYKDYLNFLKIPSIKKLKNTIDSDGATPLHRALEREDIILAKILLQDDKVKRTIADKNGKTAMHLLAKLCKENDDWEKMCTLVQVNPYVKRSYIQLGNNLDQIRNTLSIVAALLATITFAAGFTLPGGIDSNTGQALLVKQMPFIVFLLADAYAMCSSMLTLFLLTWSMTLRTDDAWLLVQRSLQILSQSLFATMMAFSIGIHLVIPHGSSIWVSIVIHLMSGSILLWVITAAFLNISTKVIFKLTSAPRRGRQHYA, from the exons ATGTACGCATCATTGTCGTGGGATGACGATGATCATGTGAAGCCGTGGTTAACAGTGAGTTGGAAACATGAGACGCCGTTGAACCTTTCCTTAGATATAGATGAGCCGAAAGAGAAATGCGCGATGGAGATACTGTTAATGGATCCTGAACTGAAGAGCTGGACCATTGCTGATAAGTATGGCAATACTCCGCTCTTCTATGCGATCAAAAGGGGTTTCAATCTTGTTGCTGAGAACATCCTGATGTCTCACTTCCCTTCCACTTCTCTCGTCGGCTCCACAAGTCTCTTGTCGCTTCTTAGTCTTGCTACTAATACCAATTGCTCAG AGAAGGTAGTGAAGTTGCTATTCAAAACATTTGGACAATGGATGGACAAAATCGATAGCAAAGGATACTCGGTGCTTCATGAATGGGCAGAGACCGGGGAGGCAGGGCCATGTAAGCTACTTTTAGAAAAAGGCGATGTTGGCGATGCAAGGACCAAAATCTTTAGGGAATGTATTTTCGAGAAAGAAAAGAGGGCGTGTGACACTCCATTGCACTTGGCTGCAAGGAAGAAGGATTCAGAACTAGGGCAAATCTTGGTCCGAGGTTATCAGGAACAAGTGAGTGCCAGGAGGGATGGAAACGAAGAGTTAGCGGCAATAGAATATCCTCCATGGAAAGTAACAAACATTCTTGGAAACACACCGTTACACTCCGCCTTGTATGCAAAACATGAAAAACTTGCGTTACAGATCCTGTCAATCGATTCAACGTCGTGTAAGATTCGCAACAACAAAGGTGAAAGCCCCTTCTTTCTTGCTGTCAAGTCTGGTTGTTCCGGAGTTGTGGATGCGATTATGGGAATTGCGATTATGGGAATTGAGGTGCCTCGTTTCGACATGCTTGGTCGCAACGACGGAACTACTGTGCTTCATTGTTTATCCTCCTGTCCAG AGGAAACTTGTAAAACATTGCTCAACAAATATTGGTGGATCATCAAGTTGCGTGATGATCAAGGAAACACGGCCCTTGACTATGCCCAACAAGCAAATACTCCTTGGTTAGTAAATTTGTTGACGAACCCTTCTCTTATACAACAAGATAACTTTGATTTGATAGAAGCATGTAAAAGAGAAGAGACCGAGGCTATTCTTGCCTTCGTCGATAGCTGTCAGAACCAAGAAAGAGTGTGTCGCGAAATAAATGACACCCCCTTGCACCATATAAAACTTCCCACTTACAAAGATTACCTTAATTTCCTTAAAATTCCGTCAATAAAAAAACTTAAAAACACCATTGATAGTGATGGTGCAACACCGTTGCACCGCGCACTGGAGAGAGAGGATATAATTCTTGCAAAGATACTGCTCCAAGATGATAAGGTTAAGCGGACCATCGCAGACAAGAATGGCAAAACTGCTATGCACTTACTCGCCAAGCTTTGCAAGGAAAATGACGATTGG GAGAAAATGTGCACGCTAGTCCAAGTGAACCCATACGTGAAAAGATCCTACATTCAATTAGGAAATAATTTGGATCAAATTAGAAACACCCTCTCAATTGTTGCTGCTCTTTTAGCGACAATTACATTTGCAGCAGGATTTACTCTACCCGGTGGCATTGACAGTAACACTGGGCAAGCCCTTCTCGTGAAGCAAATGCCTTTTATAGTATTTTTACTAGCAGATGCATATGCAATGTGTTCTTCCATGTTAACCCTCTTTCTATTGACATGGTCTATGACTCTGCGGACCGATGATGCTTGGTTATTGGTGCAGCGTAGCTTGCAAATATTATCACAGTCCTTATTTGCCACAATGATGGCGTTTTCGATCGGTATCCACCTTGTTATACCACACGGTAGTTCCATATGGGTATCCATAGTTATACATTTGATGAGCGGAAGTATTTTACTTTGGGTAATTACTGCGGCCTTTTTGAATATATCCACTAAGGTGATTTTCAAGTTAACTTCTGCTCCAAGAAGAGGAAGGCAACATTATGCATGA